From the genome of Impatiens glandulifera chromosome 9, dImpGla2.1, whole genome shotgun sequence, one region includes:
- the LOC124914070 gene encoding protein NSP-INTERACTING KINASE 3-like: protein MVWGGGFMFWKAVLLVFGLYGFCSATLSPSGINYEVVALVAIKKELDDPYNVLENWDINSVDPCSWRMVTCSLDGFVSSIGLPSQSLSGILSPGIGNLTKLQSVLLQNNAIFGSIPAGIGRLQKLQTLDLSGNHFTGEIPPSVGNLWSLNYLRLNNNNLTGQIPGSLSEVQGLALVDLSFNNLSGPLPRISTRIFKIIGNPLICGQTSDSNCSAIYPEPFFFAQGQSESGVKKRNLAVALAASIGSTICIMIIIASLVWWKRRRKQQVFFDVNAEQYEPEVRLGHLKRYTFKELRAATNHFSAKNILGRGGFGVVYKARLSDGSLVAVKRLNDYNAASGDIQFQTEVETISLAVHRNLLRLWGFCTSENERLLVYPYMPNGSVASRLRDNDHGKPVLDWSRRKRIALGTARGLVYLHEQCDPKIIHRDVKAANILLDEDLEAVVGDFGLAKLLDHHDSHVTTAVRGTVGHIAPEYLSTGQSSEKTDVFGYGILLLELITGQMAVDFGRAANQKGILLDYVKNVLQEGKLHLIVDKDLKGVLDETELEEMVKVALICTQFNHSQRPLMSEVLRMLEGDGLAEKWEGSRNMETPKCLRPLNYSPLPQKYSDLMEESSFCMEAIELSGPR, encoded by the exons ATGGTTTGGGGAGGAGGATTCATGTTCTGGAAGGCCGTTTTACTTGTATTCGGATTGTATGGATTTTGTTCCGCAACCCTGTCTCCTTCTGGCATAAACTATGAAG TGGTAGCTCTGGTGGCTATAAAGAAGGAACTGGATGACCCATATAATGTCTTGGAAAATTGGGATATCAATTCTGTTGATCCTTGTAGTTGGAGGATGGTTACTTGCTCTTTAGATGGGTTTGTTTCTTCAAT AGGACTGCCTAGCCAGAGCTTATCTGGAATCTTATCACCTGGAATTGGAAATCTTACCAAGTTGCAGTCTGT ATTGCTTCAAAATAATGCTATTTTTGGTTCTATTCCTGCTGGAATTGGACGGCTACAGAAGCTTCAGACACTTGATCTTTCTGGAAATCATTTCACTGGAGAAATACCTCCTTCTGTAGGCAATCTTTGGAGCctaaattattt GCGACTAAACAACAACAATCTTACTGGACAAATTCCGGGATCATTGTCTGAGGTCCAAGGCCTTGCTCTTGT GGACTTGTCTTTCAATAATCTTAGTGGTCCTTTGCCAAGGATATCAACAAGAATATTCAA GATAATAGGCAACCCTTTGATCTGTGGTCAAACTTCAGATAGCAATTGTTCAGCCATCTATCCAGAGCCGTTCTTCTTTGCACAGG GTCAGTCAGAATCAGGGGTAAAAAAGCGCAATTTGGCTGTTGCTCTTGCTGCTAGTATTGGCTCTACTATTTGTATTATGATAATCATTGCGTCCCTTGTCTGGTGGAAACGCAGGCGAAAGCAGCAGGTCTTCTTTGATGTTAATG CTGAACAATATGAACCAGAGGTACGCTTGGGCCATTTGAAGAGGTATACCTTTAAGGAACTCCGGGCTGCAACCAATCATTTCAGTGCCAAGAATATTTTAGGGAGAGGTGGATTTGGAGTTGTATATAAGGCGCGCCTGAGTGATGGTAGCCTTGTGGCTGTAAAAAGGCTGAATGATTATAATGCCGCCAGTGGGGACATACAGTTTCAGACTGAAGTAGAAACGATTAGTTTGGCTGTTCATAGGAATCTCCTTCGACTTTGGGGTTTCTGCACATCTGAAAATGAGAGGCTACTTGTCTATCCATATATGCCCAACGGGAGTGTAGCTTCCAGGTTAAGAG ATAATGATCATGGTAAACCAGTTTTGGACTGGTCTAGGCGAAAAAGGATAGCCTTGGGAACAGCAAGAGGTTTGGTATATTTGCATGAGCAATGTGACCCCAAAATCATTCACCGCGATGTTAAAGCAGCCAACATTTTGTTGGATGAAGATTTGGAGGCAGTTGTTGGTGATTTTGGTCTTGCCAAGCTCTTGGATCACCATGATTCTCATGTGACCACTGCCGTCCGTGGCACAGTTGGGCATATTGCTCCCGAGTATTTATCAACGGGCCAGTCATCAGAAAAGACCGATGTTTTTGGATATGGAATCTTGCTTCTCGAGCTAATTACTGGTCAAATGGCTGTGGACTTTGGCCGGGCAGCAAACCAGAAAGGCATATTGCTTGATTAT GTTAAAAATGTTCTTCAAGAGGGGAAGTTGCATCTTATTGTGGACAAAGATTTAAAAGGTGTTCTCGATGAAACAGAACTAGAAGAAATGGTCAAAGTGGCCCTTATATGCACACAATTCAATCATTCACAACGCCCATTGATGTCTGAAGTGCTGAGGATGTTGGAAGGTGATGGCTTAGCCGAGAAATGGGAAGGATCAAGGAATATGGAGACACCAAAATGTCTACGGCCCTTGAACTACTCTCCACTTCCTCAAAAGTATTCAGACTTGATGGAAGAATCATCCTTTTGCATGGAAGCAATAGAGCTATCGGGACCTCGCTGA